The following proteins are co-located in the Pseudomonas fluorescens genome:
- a CDS encoding PA0069 family radical SAM protein, producing the protein MSTLLPPRGRGTATNLNNRFAPTASVVEDDGWFQEVPPTQGTEVRIETAKSIITRNNSPDLPFDRSINPYRGCEHGCIYCYARPSHAYWDLSPGLDFETKLIAKTNAADVLEQQLSKPGYVCAPINLGSNTDPYQPIEREYKITRQTLEVLLRYRHPVTIITKGSLILRDLDVLTELARQRLVAVMISLTSLDDELKRILEPRTAAPKARLRAIRVMREAGIPVGVLCSPMIPMINDSELESLLTEAHAAGAQSAAYMMLRLPLEVAPLFEEWLAAHYPQRAAHVMSLVRQVRGGEVYDSRFGVRMRGEGPFADLLAQRFSKAIKRLGLNRREGFNLDCSAFCPPGRQMALL; encoded by the coding sequence ATGTCTACTCTGTTGCCGCCCCGTGGCCGGGGCACGGCCACCAACCTGAACAACCGTTTTGCGCCGACTGCCAGCGTGGTCGAGGACGACGGCTGGTTTCAGGAAGTGCCGCCGACCCAGGGCACCGAAGTGCGGATTGAGACGGCCAAGAGCATCATCACCCGCAACAATTCGCCGGACTTGCCCTTCGATCGCTCGATCAACCCTTATCGCGGCTGTGAGCATGGTTGCATCTACTGCTATGCGCGGCCCAGCCATGCCTATTGGGACCTGTCGCCGGGGCTGGATTTCGAAACCAAACTGATCGCCAAAACCAATGCCGCCGACGTGCTCGAACAACAGCTGTCGAAGCCGGGCTATGTGTGCGCGCCGATCAATCTGGGCTCCAATACCGACCCGTACCAGCCTATCGAGCGCGAATACAAAATCACCCGGCAAACCCTCGAAGTGCTGCTGCGTTATCGGCACCCGGTGACGATCATCACCAAGGGTTCGCTGATCCTGCGCGATCTCGATGTGCTCACTGAACTGGCGCGCCAACGCCTGGTGGCGGTGATGATCAGCCTCACCAGCCTGGACGACGAGCTCAAGCGCATCCTGGAACCGCGCACGGCGGCGCCCAAGGCGCGATTGCGGGCGATTCGAGTGATGCGTGAGGCCGGTATCCCGGTGGGGGTGCTGTGCTCGCCGATGATTCCGATGATCAACGACAGTGAACTGGAAAGCCTGCTGACCGAAGCTCACGCGGCCGGGGCGCAGAGCGCCGCGTATATGATGCTGCGCTTGCCATTGGAAGTGGCGCCGTTATTCGAGGAGTGGCTGGCGGCGCATTACCCGCAGCGGGCGGCCCATGTGATGAGCCTGGTGCGCCAGGTGCGTGGGGGTGAGGTGTACGACAGCCGCTTTGGTGTGCGCATGCGCGGCGAGGGGCCGTTTGCTGATTTGTTGGCGCAGCGCTTCAGCAAGGCGATCAAGCGGCTGGGGCTCAATCGCCGGGAGGGGTTTAACCTGGATTGTTCGGCGTTTTGCCCGCCTGGCAGGCAAATGGCATTGTTGTAG
- a CDS encoding carbonic anhydrase — translation MSDKDKQPLAASASAPQVAETADAALKHIVDGFLHFHHDVFPQQEELFKKLATAQSPRAMFITCADSRIVPELITQSSPGDLFVTRNVGNVVPPYGQMNGGVSTAIEYAVLALGVQHIIVCGHSDCGAMRAVLNPQSLEKMPTVRAWLRHAEVAKSMVEDNCDCANEGESMKVLTEENVIAQLQHLRTHPSVASRMANGQLFIHGWIYNIETSEIRAYDADQAAFRPLGGDGPIPCATPKARF, via the coding sequence ATGAGTGACAAGGATAAACAGCCGTTGGCTGCGTCGGCTTCAGCCCCTCAGGTGGCGGAAACCGCCGATGCAGCGCTAAAGCACATCGTTGACGGCTTTTTGCATTTCCATCACGACGTCTTCCCTCAGCAGGAAGAACTCTTCAAGAAACTCGCCACGGCCCAGAGCCCGCGCGCAATGTTCATTACCTGCGCCGACTCACGCATCGTGCCCGAGCTGATTACCCAAAGCTCGCCCGGCGACCTGTTCGTGACCCGTAACGTAGGTAACGTGGTGCCGCCCTACGGCCAGATGAACGGTGGTGTTTCCACCGCCATCGAGTACGCGGTATTGGCCCTGGGCGTGCAGCACATCATTGTGTGCGGGCATTCCGATTGCGGCGCCATGCGCGCAGTGCTCAACCCCCAGAGCCTGGAAAAGATGCCGACGGTAAGGGCCTGGTTGCGCCACGCCGAGGTCGCCAAGTCCATGGTCGAGGACAACTGCGACTGCGCCAATGAAGGCGAAAGCATGAAGGTGCTGACCGAAGAAAACGTCATCGCCCAGTTGCAACATTTGCGCACCCACCCTTCCGTGGCTTCGCGCATGGCCAATGGTCAGTTGTTTATCCATGGTTGGATCTACAACATCGAGACCAGCGAAATTCGCGCATACGACGCAGACCAGGCGGCGTTCCGACCGCTGGGCGGCGACGGGCCAATCCCTTGCGCGACGCCTAAAGCGCGCTTCTAA
- a CDS encoding SulP family inorganic anion transporter — protein sequence MRAAQLKAVLPRELLASVVVFLVALPLCMGIAIASGMPPAKGLITGIIGGLVVGWLAGSPLQVSGPAAGLAVLVFELVRQHGMMMLGPILLLAGFLQLVAGRLRLGCWFRVTAPAVVYGMLAGIGVLIVLSQVHVMLDGAPKPSGLDNLAGFPAAVAEAIPTLGGGLGWQAGLLGLSTMLVMYLWDKFRPHALRFVPGALLGVGLATVTSLVLALQVKRVEVPENLADAIDWLRPSDLLNLADPQLLIAAFAVAFIASAETLLSAAAVDRMHSGQRSDFDKELSAQGVGNMLCGLVGALPMTGVIVRSSANVQAGATTRLSAMFHGLWLLGFVLLLSSVLQSIPVASLAGVLVYTGIKLVDVKAFRALGRYGRMPMFTYAATALAIIFTDLLTGVLVGFGLTLLKLAFKASRLKVSLIDLPQDREMELRLTGAATFLKVPALTQVLSTVPAGTTLHVPLSNLSYIDHSCLELLEEWGRANAAKGSTLVIEARGLKRRLEGRVRTTVGIGSAPA from the coding sequence ATGCGTGCTGCTCAATTGAAAGCTGTTTTGCCACGGGAGCTGCTGGCCTCCGTGGTGGTGTTTCTGGTCGCCCTGCCCTTGTGCATGGGCATCGCGATTGCTTCCGGTATGCCCCCGGCCAAAGGGCTGATCACCGGGATTATCGGTGGCCTGGTAGTGGGCTGGTTGGCGGGTTCGCCGCTGCAGGTCAGCGGCCCGGCAGCGGGCCTGGCGGTGTTGGTGTTCGAGTTGGTGCGCCAGCACGGCATGATGATGCTCGGACCGATCCTGCTGCTGGCGGGTTTCCTGCAATTGGTGGCGGGGCGCCTGCGCCTGGGCTGCTGGTTCCGGGTCACGGCCCCGGCCGTGGTGTACGGCATGCTGGCGGGGATCGGCGTGCTGATTGTGCTGTCCCAAGTGCATGTGATGCTCGATGGCGCCCCCAAACCTTCAGGGCTGGATAACCTGGCAGGCTTCCCCGCCGCAGTGGCTGAAGCCATTCCGACCCTCGGCGGTGGCCTTGGCTGGCAGGCCGGTTTACTGGGGCTGTCGACGATGCTGGTGATGTACCTGTGGGACAAATTCCGTCCCCACGCACTGCGGTTTGTGCCGGGTGCCTTGTTGGGCGTGGGCCTGGCGACCGTCACCAGCCTGGTGCTGGCGTTGCAGGTCAAGCGCGTGGAAGTCCCGGAAAACCTCGCTGACGCGATCGACTGGTTGCGCCCCAGTGACCTCCTCAACCTGGCTGATCCACAGCTGTTGATCGCCGCGTTCGCCGTGGCGTTTATTGCCAGCGCGGAAACCCTGCTGTCTGCCGCTGCAGTCGACCGTATGCACAGCGGTCAGCGTTCTGATTTCGACAAGGAATTGTCTGCTCAAGGTGTGGGCAACATGCTCTGCGGCTTGGTGGGCGCCCTGCCGATGACCGGCGTGATCGTGCGCAGCTCGGCCAACGTGCAGGCCGGCGCTACCACGCGGTTGTCGGCGATGTTCCATGGCCTGTGGCTGCTGGGGTTCGTGCTGTTGCTGTCGAGCGTGCTGCAAAGCATTCCGGTGGCGAGCCTGGCGGGTGTGCTGGTGTACACCGGGATCAAGCTGGTGGACGTGAAGGCGTTCCGGGCGTTGGGCCGCTATGGGCGGATGCCGATGTTCACCTATGCCGCGACGGCGCTGGCGATCATCTTTACCGACCTGCTCACCGGTGTGCTGGTGGGCTTCGGGCTGACATTGCTGAAGCTGGCCTTCAAGGCTTCGCGACTGAAAGTCAGCCTGATCGACCTGCCCCAGGACCGTGAGATGGAGTTGCGCTTGACCGGTGCGGCGACCTTTTTGAAAGTCCCGGCGCTGACTCAGGTGCTGTCGACGGTGCCTGCGGGGACCACCTTGCACGTGCCGCTGAGTAACCTGAGTTACATCGACCATTCGTGCCTGGAGTTGCTTGAGGAATGGGGCCGGGCGAATGCGGCCAAGGGCTCGACGCTGGTGATCGAGGCGCGCGGGTTGAAGCGCCGGTTGGAAGGCCGGGTGCGCACGACGGTGGGAATCGGTTCGGCACCTGCCTGA
- the coxB gene encoding cytochrome c oxidase subunit II — protein MTRHPHVWMGLLLWSVFGQAQAAWTTNMAPGATEVSHAVFDLHMTIFWICVVIGIVVFGAMFWSMILHRRSTGQVAAKFHESTTVEILWTVVPLLILVAMAIPATKTLINIYDSTESDIDIQVTGYQWKWHYKYLGQDVEFFSNLATPAEQIHNQATKGEHYLLEVDQPLVLPVGAKVRFLVTAADVIHSWWVPAFAVKRDAIPGFVNEAWTRVEKPGIYRGQCAELCGKDHGFMPIVVEVKSKADYDTWLGERKADAAKLKELTSKEWTLEELVARGDKVYHTTCVACHQAEGQGLPPMFPALKGSPIATGAKEDHLHRVYFGKPGTAMAAFGKQLSEVDIAAVVTYERNAWGNNKGDMVTPKDVLALKQAESK, from the coding sequence ATGACGCGACATCCACATGTTTGGATGGGCCTACTGTTGTGGTCAGTATTCGGCCAGGCGCAAGCCGCCTGGACAACGAATATGGCGCCAGGGGCTACTGAAGTCAGTCACGCCGTGTTTGACCTGCACATGACCATTTTCTGGATTTGTGTGGTGATCGGCATTGTCGTGTTTGGCGCGATGTTCTGGTCGATGATCCTGCACCGCCGGTCCACGGGCCAGGTGGCGGCCAAGTTCCACGAGAGCACGACCGTGGAAATCCTCTGGACCGTGGTGCCCCTGCTGATTCTGGTGGCGATGGCCATTCCGGCGACCAAGACCCTGATCAATATCTACGACAGCACTGAGTCGGATATCGATATCCAGGTCACCGGCTACCAGTGGAAGTGGCATTACAAGTACCTGGGTCAGGACGTGGAGTTCTTCAGCAACCTGGCCACGCCCGCCGAGCAAATCCATAACCAGGCCACCAAGGGCGAGCACTATTTGCTCGAAGTCGACCAGCCACTGGTGCTGCCGGTGGGCGCCAAGGTGCGTTTCCTGGTGACGGCCGCGGATGTGATCCACTCCTGGTGGGTGCCGGCCTTTGCAGTCAAACGCGACGCCATCCCCGGTTTCGTCAACGAGGCCTGGACCCGGGTCGAGAAGCCTGGCATCTACCGTGGCCAGTGCGCTGAGCTGTGCGGTAAGGACCATGGGTTCATGCCCATCGTGGTCGAGGTCAAATCCAAGGCCGACTACGACACCTGGCTCGGCGAGCGCAAGGCAGACGCCGCCAAGCTCAAGGAATTGACTTCCAAAGAGTGGACGCTCGAAGAGCTGGTGGCCCGTGGCGACAAGGTCTACCACACCACCTGCGTGGCCTGTCACCAGGCCGAGGGCCAGGGCCTGCCGCCGATGTTCCCGGCACTCAAAGGCTCGCCAATTGCCACCGGCGCCAAAGAAGACCACCTGCACCGCGTGTACTTCGGCAAGCCCGGCACCGCCATGGCGGCATTCGGCAAACAGCTGTCGGAAGTCGATATCGCCGCGGTGGTCACCTACGAGCGCAACGCCTGGGGCAACAACAAAGGCGACATGGTCACGCCCAAAGACGTGCTGGCTCTGAAACAGGCGGAAAGCAAATGA
- the ctaD gene encoding cytochrome c oxidase subunit I, which produces MSTVIDHGHADHAHGPAKGLMRWVLTTNHKDIGTLYLWFAFTMFLLGGSFAMVIRAELFQPGLQIVQPAFFNQMTTMHGLIMVFGAVMPAFVGLANWMIPLMIGAPDMALPRMNNFSFWLLPAAFLLLVSTLFTPGGGPNFGWTFYAPLSTTYAPESVTFFIFAIHLMGISSIMGAINVVATILNLRAPGMTLMKMPLFVWTWLITAFLLIAVMPVLAGCVTMMLMDIHFGTSFFSAAGGGDPVLFQHVFWFFGHPEVYIMILPAFGAVSSIIPTFSRKPLFGYTSMVYATASIAFLSFIVWAHHMFVVGIPLVGELFFMYATLLIAVPTGVKVFNWVSTMWQGSLTFETPMLFAVAFVILFTIGGFSGLMLAIAPADFQYHDTYFVVAHFHYVLVPGAIFGIFASAYYWLPKWTGHMYDETLGKLHFWLSFVGMNMAFFPMHFVGLAGMPRRVPDYNLQFADFNMVSSIGAFMFGATQIFFLFIVIKCIRGGPPAPAKPWDGAEGLEWSVPSPAPYHTFTTPPEVK; this is translated from the coding sequence ATGAGCACTGTGATCGACCATGGTCATGCCGACCATGCCCACGGCCCCGCCAAAGGCCTGATGCGCTGGGTGCTGACCACCAACCACAAAGACATCGGCACCCTGTATCTGTGGTTCGCCTTCACCATGTTCCTGCTCGGTGGCTCGTTCGCCATGGTGATCCGCGCCGAACTGTTCCAGCCCGGCCTGCAAATCGTGCAACCGGCGTTCTTCAACCAGATGACCACCATGCACGGCCTGATCATGGTGTTCGGTGCGGTCATGCCGGCCTTCGTCGGCCTGGCCAACTGGATGATCCCACTGATGATCGGCGCGCCGGACATGGCCCTGCCGCGCATGAACAACTTCAGCTTCTGGCTGCTGCCGGCGGCGTTCCTGCTGCTGGTCTCGACCCTGTTCACGCCGGGCGGCGGGCCGAATTTCGGCTGGACCTTCTATGCCCCGCTTTCCACCACCTACGCGCCGGAAAGCGTGACGTTCTTCATCTTTGCCATTCACCTGATGGGCATCAGTTCGATCATGGGCGCGATCAACGTGGTCGCTACCATCCTCAACCTGCGCGCACCCGGCATGACCCTGATGAAAATGCCGCTGTTCGTCTGGACCTGGCTGATCACCGCGTTCCTGCTGATTGCAGTGATGCCGGTACTGGCCGGGTGCGTGACCATGATGCTGATGGACATTCACTTCGGCACCAGCTTCTTCAGTGCGGCCGGCGGCGGTGACCCGGTGCTGTTCCAGCACGTATTCTGGTTTTTCGGACACCCCGAGGTGTACATAATGATCCTGCCGGCCTTCGGCGCCGTCAGCTCGATCATCCCGACCTTCTCGCGCAAGCCGCTGTTCGGCTACACCTCAATGGTCTACGCGACCGCGAGCATCGCGTTCCTGTCGTTCATCGTCTGGGCACACCACATGTTTGTGGTCGGCATTCCGCTGGTGGGCGAGTTGTTCTTCATGTACGCCACGCTGCTGATCGCGGTGCCGACCGGTGTGAAGGTATTCAACTGGGTCAGCACAATGTGGCAAGGCTCGCTGACCTTCGAGACGCCGATGCTGTTTGCCGTGGCCTTCGTGATTCTGTTCACCATCGGCGGCTTCTCCGGGCTGATGCTGGCGATCGCCCCGGCGGACTTCCAGTACCACGACACCTACTTTGTGGTGGCGCACTTCCATTACGTACTGGTGCCCGGCGCGATCTTCGGCATCTTCGCCTCGGCCTACTACTGGCTGCCGAAATGGACCGGCCACATGTACGACGAAACCCTCGGCAAGCTGCACTTCTGGCTGTCTTTCGTGGGCATGAACATGGCGTTCTTCCCGATGCACTTCGTGGGGTTGGCCGGCATGCCGCGTCGGGTGCCGGACTACAACCTGCAGTTCGCCGACTTCAACATGGTCTCCTCGATTGGCGCGTTCATGTTCGGCGCTACACAGATCTTTTTCCTGTTCATCGTGATCAAGTGCATCCGTGGCGGCCCGCCGGCGCCGGCCAAGCCGTGGGATGGCGCCGAAGGCCTGGAATGGAGCGTTCCTTCGCCCGCGCCGTATCACACGTTTACGACGCCGCCGGAGGTCAAGTGA
- a CDS encoding cytochrome c oxidase assembly protein, with protein sequence MLESVPIKRLVTRLLILVVAMFAFGFALVPIYDVMCKAFGINGKTAGQYEGEQVVDPTRQVRVQFMSTNAIDMVWEFHSKADEVVVNPGAVTEMLFVAYNPTDKPMTAQAVPSISPAEAAMYFHKTECFCFTQQVLQPGQRIEMPVRFIVDRAMPKDVKHLTLAYTLFDITARQPPVAVHTGG encoded by the coding sequence ATGCTTGAATCCGTGCCCATCAAACGCCTGGTCACCCGCCTGCTGATCCTGGTGGTGGCGATGTTCGCCTTCGGCTTCGCCCTGGTGCCGATCTACGACGTGATGTGCAAGGCGTTCGGCATCAATGGCAAGACCGCCGGGCAGTACGAAGGTGAGCAGGTGGTCGACCCCACGCGCCAAGTGCGCGTGCAGTTTATGTCCACCAATGCCATCGACATGGTCTGGGAATTCCACTCCAAGGCCGATGAGGTGGTGGTCAACCCCGGTGCGGTCACCGAGATGCTGTTCGTGGCCTACAACCCCACTGATAAACCCATGACCGCCCAGGCCGTACCGAGTATTTCCCCGGCCGAAGCGGCGATGTATTTCCACAAGACCGAATGTTTTTGCTTCACCCAGCAAGTGCTGCAGCCAGGTCAGCGCATTGAAATGCCGGTGCGCTTTATCGTCGATCGCGCCATGCCCAAGGATGTGAAGCATTTGACCCTGGCATACACGCTGTTTGACATCACTGCGCGCCAACCGCCGGTGGCCGTCCATACCGGCGGCTAG
- a CDS encoding cytochrome c oxidase subunit 3 → MSSHDTYYVPAQSKWPIIATFGMLITVYGLGVWFNDLKAARPESHGPWIFFVGGLLLAYMLFGWFGAVIKESRAGLYSPQMDRSFRWGMTWFIFSEVMFFIAFFGALFYVRHMSAPWLAGEGSKGVAHMLWPNFEFAWPLLNNPDPKMYPPPEGTISPWGLPLVNTILLVSSSVTITLAHHALRKGHRGALKIWLALTVLLGWAFLGFQAEEYMHAYKELGLTLGSGVYGATFFMLTGFHGAHVTIGTIILFVMLMRILKGHFNAEHQFGFEAASWYWHFVDVVWIGLFFFVYVL, encoded by the coding sequence ATGTCGTCTCATGATACGTACTACGTACCAGCGCAAAGCAAATGGCCCATAATTGCCACGTTTGGCATGTTGATCACCGTGTACGGCCTGGGCGTGTGGTTCAACGACCTCAAGGCGGCGCGCCCGGAATCCCACGGTCCGTGGATCTTTTTTGTCGGCGGCCTGTTGCTGGCCTACATGCTGTTCGGTTGGTTCGGTGCGGTGATCAAGGAAAGCCGCGCGGGTTTGTACAGCCCGCAGATGGACCGCTCGTTTCGCTGGGGCATGACCTGGTTCATCTTTTCCGAGGTGATGTTCTTTATCGCGTTCTTCGGCGCGCTGTTTTATGTGCGGCATATGTCCGCGCCGTGGCTGGCGGGTGAGGGCTCCAAGGGCGTCGCGCACATGCTGTGGCCGAACTTCGAATTTGCCTGGCCGTTGCTCAACAACCCTGACCCGAAAATGTACCCGCCGCCCGAAGGCACCATCAGCCCGTGGGGCTTGCCGCTGGTCAATACGATCTTGCTGGTCAGCTCCAGCGTGACCATCACCCTTGCTCACCATGCCTTGCGCAAGGGCCATCGCGGCGCGCTGAAAATCTGGTTGGCGCTGACGGTGCTGCTGGGTTGGGCCTTTTTGGGCTTTCAGGCCGAGGAGTACATGCACGCTTACAAAGAGCTCGGCCTGACCCTCGGCTCGGGCGTGTACGGCGCGACCTTCTTCATGCTCACCGGCTTTCACGGCGCCCACGTGACCATCGGCACCATCATTTTGTTTGTGATGCTGATGCGCATCCTCAAGGGGCACTTCAACGCCGAGCACCAGTTCGGTTTCGAGGCGGCCAGTTGGTACTGGCACTTTGTGGATGTGGTGTGGATCGGCCTGTTTTTCTTCGTTTATGTGCTGTGA
- a CDS encoding twin transmembrane helix small protein: MLKAAIALMLIATVVSLFSGLFFLVKDEGNSNRLVTALTVRVVLAAITVGLIAWGFFSGQLVSHAPW; the protein is encoded by the coding sequence ATGCTCAAAGCAGCCATTGCCCTGATGCTGATCGCGACTGTCGTGAGCCTGTTCAGTGGCTTGTTCTTTCTGGTCAAGGACGAGGGCAACTCCAACCGCCTCGTCACTGCCTTGACCGTGCGTGTCGTACTGGCCGCGATCACCGTGGGGTTAATCGCCTGGGGCTTTTTCAGCGGCCAGCTGGTTTCTCATGCACCGTGGTAA
- a CDS encoding SURF1 family protein: protein MKTSIASAIKDFRPGFAPTLVVLVLLPLMVGLGFWQLARGHEKQLLVDSYAERRVAEPISSVQLQGMADPAFRRVRLRGQFDAEHSVLLDNRMREGKPGVELLQPFHDQASGEWLLLNRGWLPWPDRRTPPVFTTPEQPLNLDAWVYVAPGETFQLHADPATTQWPRLLTALHPAALWAELGRSGFAFELRAEPGPGTYDTTWPVVAMGPEKHLGYAVQWFAMSLALLALYLYLGWHNKKEKPHGSGHESTQHV from the coding sequence ATGAAAACAAGTATAGCCAGCGCCATAAAAGACTTTCGCCCAGGGTTCGCACCCACGCTGGTGGTGCTGGTGCTACTGCCGTTGATGGTGGGCCTGGGGTTCTGGCAACTGGCTCGCGGGCATGAAAAACAGTTGCTGGTGGACAGCTATGCCGAACGGCGCGTGGCTGAGCCGATCAGCAGCGTGCAGCTGCAGGGCATGGCGGACCCGGCCTTCCGCCGTGTGCGTCTGCGCGGCCAGTTCGATGCCGAGCACAGCGTGCTGCTCGACAACCGCATGCGCGAAGGCAAGCCGGGTGTTGAACTGTTGCAGCCCTTTCACGACCAGGCCAGCGGCGAATGGCTGTTGCTCAATCGCGGCTGGCTGCCCTGGCCGGACCGGCGCACACCGCCCGTGTTCACCACGCCTGAACAGCCATTGAATCTGGATGCCTGGGTGTACGTCGCGCCCGGCGAAACCTTCCAGCTGCACGCCGACCCAGCCACCACGCAATGGCCGCGCTTGCTGACTGCGCTGCATCCCGCCGCGCTCTGGGCTGAGTTGGGTCGCAGCGGTTTTGCCTTTGAGTTGCGCGCCGAACCCGGCCCCGGAACCTACGACACCACCTGGCCGGTCGTCGCCATGGGCCCGGAAAAACACTTGGGCTACGCCGTGCAGTGGTTCGCCATGTCGTTGGCGCTGCTGGCGCTTTACCTCTACCTCGGATGGCACAACAAAAAGGAGAAACCCCATGGGAGCGGCCATGAATCCACCCAGCACGTCTGA
- a CDS encoding COX15/CtaA family protein has product MAKPGFRLALFATLLALIVVLLGAYTRLTHAGLGCPDWPGCYGFISVPQSAAQLAHAELHFPDTPVEADKGWAEMTHRYFAGTLGVLIVLLAARSWSHRRDPGQPVKLPLFLLAVVFAQAAFGMWTVTLKLWPQVVTGHLLGGFATLSLLFLLTLRLSGVLPALIVPKRLQYWATAGLVLVIGQIALGGWVSSNYAAVACIDLPTCHGEWWPAADFANGFHLTQHIGPNYLGGQLDSEARTAIHLTHRAGAMLVTLVLLGLAWQLRAVGMTRLAGLLLIALAAQIGLGLSNVYFHLPLPVAVGHNAGGAALLLTLVLVNYHARTSLVRVRNQLPFGWRFIPRKHVSGLITLKGEMPWRP; this is encoded by the coding sequence ATGGCCAAACCTGGATTTCGCCTCGCGTTGTTTGCCACGTTATTGGCGCTGATCGTCGTGCTGCTCGGCGCCTACACCCGGCTGACCCATGCCGGCCTCGGTTGCCCGGACTGGCCGGGCTGCTACGGCTTTATCAGCGTGCCGCAAAGCGCAGCCCAACTGGCCCATGCCGAGCTGCATTTTCCCGACACGCCAGTGGAGGCCGACAAAGGGTGGGCCGAGATGACGCATCGGTATTTTGCCGGCACCTTGGGCGTGTTGATCGTGCTGCTGGCGGCGCGCTCGTGGAGCCATCGGCGTGACCCTGGCCAGCCGGTGAAGCTGCCGCTGTTCCTGTTGGCGGTGGTGTTCGCCCAGGCGGCGTTTGGCATGTGGACGGTGACGTTGAAACTGTGGCCGCAAGTGGTGACCGGCCATCTGCTCGGTGGGTTTGCCACCTTGAGCCTGCTGTTTTTGCTGACGTTGCGTCTGTCCGGCGTGCTGCCGGCGTTGATCGTGCCCAAGCGCCTGCAATATTGGGCGACCGCCGGTTTGGTGCTGGTGATCGGGCAAATTGCGCTGGGCGGCTGGGTCAGTTCCAACTACGCGGCGGTGGCCTGTATCGACCTGCCCACCTGCCATGGCGAGTGGTGGCCGGCAGCCGACTTTGCCAACGGTTTTCACCTCACCCAGCACATCGGCCCCAATTACCTCGGTGGCCAGCTTGATAGCGAGGCGCGCACGGCCATCCACCTCACCCATCGAGCGGGTGCGATGCTGGTCACGCTGGTGCTGTTGGGCCTGGCCTGGCAGTTACGCGCAGTCGGCATGACCCGGCTTGCGGGCCTGTTGCTGATCGCCCTGGCGGCGCAAATCGGCTTGGGCCTGAGCAACGTGTACTTCCATCTGCCGCTGCCGGTTGCGGTCGGCCATAACGCCGGTGGCGCGGCGTTGTTGCTGACGCTGGTGCTGGTCAATTATCACGCGCGCACCAGCCTGGTCCGGGTGCGTAATCAGCTGCCGTTCGGCTGGCGTTTTATCCCACGCAAACACGTATCGGGCCTTATCACCCTTAAAGGAGAGATGCCATGGCGACCTTGA
- the cyoE gene encoding heme o synthase → MATLIGARRDQAIWRDYLELTKPKVVVLMLITSLVGMFLATRAGVPWTVLVFGNLGIALCAGGAAAVNHVVDRRIDAVMARTHKRPMAEGRVSPIAALAFALFLAVAGLALLLAFTNPLAAWLTLASLLGYAVIYTGFLKRATPQNIVIGGLAGAAPPLLGWVAVTGHVSAEPLLLVLIIFAWTPPHFWALAIHRKEEYAKADIPMLPVTHGEHYTKVHILLYTFALLAVSFMPYVIHMSGLLYLACALVLGGRFLQWAWVLYRGSKPHAAINTFKYSIWYLLLLFIALLVDHYLLLNL, encoded by the coding sequence ATGGCGACCTTGATCGGCGCACGTCGCGATCAGGCGATCTGGCGCGATTACCTGGAGCTGACCAAGCCGAAAGTCGTGGTGCTGATGCTCATCACGTCCTTGGTGGGCATGTTCCTCGCGACCCGCGCCGGGGTGCCGTGGACGGTGCTGGTGTTCGGCAACCTGGGCATCGCCCTGTGTGCCGGTGGCGCGGCGGCGGTCAACCATGTGGTGGACCGGCGGATCGATGCGGTGATGGCGCGCACGCATAAACGGCCGATGGCAGAAGGGCGGGTATCGCCGATTGCGGCATTGGCCTTTGCATTGTTTCTAGCCGTTGCGGGGTTGGCCTTGTTACTGGCGTTCACCAACCCTCTGGCGGCCTGGCTCACGCTGGCCTCGCTGCTCGGCTATGCGGTGATCTACACCGGCTTTCTCAAGCGTGCGACCCCGCAAAACATTGTCATCGGTGGCCTCGCGGGCGCCGCGCCGCCGCTGCTGGGGTGGGTTGCTGTCACCGGGCATGTCAGCGCCGAGCCGCTGCTGCTGGTGTTGATCATCTTCGCCTGGACCCCGCCGCACTTCTGGGCCCTGGCCATTCACCGCAAAGAGGAATACGCCAAGGCCGACATTCCGATGCTGCCGGTTACCCACGGCGAGCACTACACCAAGGTGCATATCCTGCTTTACACCTTCGCCCTACTGGCGGTGAGCTTCATGCCCTATGTGATCCACATGAGCGGCCTGCTGTACCTGGCGTGTGCGCTGGTCTTGGGCGGGCGCTTTCTGCAATGGGCCTGGGTGCTGTACCGTGGCAGCAAGCCGCACGCGGCGATCAACACGTTCAAGTACTCTATCTGGTACTTGCTGCTGCTGTTTATCGCGCTGCTCGTCGACCACTACCTATTGTTGAACCTATGA